The following proteins come from a genomic window of Halomarina ordinaria:
- a CDS encoding ABC transporter permease: MSLAAVIRKDVRDAARSGSLLAVTLLFVLVAGFWAAIQHVPPMYGESDVPTSTLALLNSMGQPMAFFVPLLGLGIAYDSIVGERDSGSIRLALSLPNTRREVVLGKFIGRSAVLTAAILTGYAVVAVIALLTYESFAVGEFVLYTLLTVLYGAVYVAIGIGFSSVMRSQPAALAGATGLYVLFQLGWDVVTAVLQTVTVGYVPPESGVPGWVLLVHLLNPTAAIGYATRTIIPEFAEITAYPVSDAAYVQGWVGFLVLAAWLVLSLGFGYRRFRRTEIR; this comes from the coding sequence ATGTCCCTCGCTGCAGTCATCAGGAAAGACGTACGGGACGCCGCGCGCTCGGGGTCGCTGCTCGCCGTCACCCTCCTGTTCGTCCTCGTCGCCGGCTTCTGGGCGGCCATCCAGCACGTCCCGCCGATGTACGGGGAGAGCGACGTCCCGACGAGCACGCTGGCGCTGTTGAACAGCATGGGCCAGCCGATGGCCTTCTTCGTCCCGCTGCTCGGACTGGGCATCGCCTACGACTCCATCGTCGGTGAGCGCGACAGCGGGAGCATCAGGCTCGCCCTCAGCCTGCCGAACACGCGCCGCGAGGTCGTCCTCGGGAAGTTCATCGGTCGAAGCGCCGTCCTGACCGCCGCCATCCTCACGGGCTACGCGGTCGTCGCCGTCATCGCGCTGTTGACCTACGAGTCGTTCGCGGTCGGCGAGTTCGTCCTCTACACGCTCCTGACGGTCCTCTACGGTGCGGTCTACGTCGCCATCGGCATCGGGTTCTCGTCGGTGATGCGCTCCCAGCCGGCCGCGCTCGCCGGCGCGACGGGCCTCTACGTCCTCTTTCAACTCGGATGGGACGTCGTGACGGCCGTCCTGCAGACGGTCACCGTCGGGTACGTCCCCCCCGAATCCGGGGTCCCTGGGTGGGTCCTCCTCGTTCACCTGCTCAACCCTACGGCCGCCATCGGCTACGCGACGCGGACGATCATCCCCGAGTTCGCCGAGATAACGGCCTACCCCGTGTCGGACGCGGCCTACGTCCAGGGGTGGGTCGGGTTCCTCGTCCTCGCGGCCTGGCTGGTCCTGTCGCTCGGGTTCGGCTACCGTCGGTTCCGGCGAACCGAGATACGGTAG
- a CDS encoding GNAT family N-acetyltransferase, whose translation MAYVALRERAGLGARTVAAAERGLPNSVHAVTVRADGDLVAMGRLVGDDGCFYQVVDIAVDPAHQGKGLGSRVVADLLAYLRSNAPSTAYVSLVADVEGYYERFGFERLRENQYGMALTVE comes from the coding sequence ATGGCGTACGTCGCCCTCCGCGAGCGCGCCGGTCTCGGCGCGCGCACCGTCGCGGCCGCCGAGCGCGGCCTCCCGAACAGCGTCCACGCGGTGACGGTCCGCGCGGACGGCGACCTCGTCGCGATGGGTCGGCTGGTCGGCGACGACGGGTGCTTCTATCAGGTAGTGGATATCGCCGTCGACCCGGCCCACCAGGGGAAGGGACTCGGGTCGCGAGTCGTCGCGGACCTGCTCGCTTACCTGCGCTCGAACGCACCCTCGACCGCGTACGTGAGCCTCGTCGCCGACGTCGAGGGGTACTACGAGCGGTTCGGGTTCGAACGACTCCGCGAGAACCAGTACGGGATGGCGCTCACCGTCGAGTGA
- a CDS encoding HalOD1 output domain-containing protein, with the protein MNRTTPTESVVSAVVDAKDCTPMELPPLYEVVDPDALDSVVEAGLSVSFRYAGCEVHVEDGEAIATVPPTAEMVAPPQGQTH; encoded by the coding sequence ATGAATCGCACGACGCCGACGGAAAGCGTGGTCTCAGCGGTCGTTGACGCGAAGGACTGCACGCCCATGGAACTGCCCCCCCTGTACGAGGTCGTCGACCCGGACGCCCTCGACAGCGTGGTCGAGGCGGGGCTATCGGTGTCGTTCAGGTACGCCGGCTGTGAGGTTCACGTCGAGGACGGGGAGGCCATCGCCACCGTCCCCCCGACGGCGGAGATGGTGGCGCCGCCCCAGGGACAGACCCACTGA